One window of Pyrus communis chromosome 12, drPyrComm1.1, whole genome shotgun sequence genomic DNA carries:
- the LOC137710937 gene encoding MADS-box protein EJ2-like isoform X3, producing the protein MGRGKVELKRIENKSNRQVTFCKRRNGLLKKAFELSVLCDAEVGLIIFSGRGKLYEFSSSLSMMKTLEKYQRCSYSSVDANRPANGSQNSYQEYLQLETRVEVLQQSQRNLLGEDLGTLNKKELEELEHQLETSLNKIRSTKLEETSEQAPQFMAWEAAGHGHNNIQQTWLPSNSEAFFHPLGGNNSTYQIGCTHLGSHNGMNVGNPGQHDNGYIPGWML; encoded by the exons atgggcaGAGGTAAAGTTGAGCTGAAGAGGATAGAGAATAAAAGTAACAGGCAAGTGACTTTTTGCAAGAGAAGAAATGGGCTGCTCAAGAAAGCTTTTGAGCTCTCAGTTCTCTGCGATGCTGAGGTTGGCCTCATTATTTTCTCTGGCCGTGGCAAGCTCTATGAATTCTCTAGCAGTTTAAG CATGATGAAAACGCTTGAAAAGTACCAAAGATGCAGTTATAGTTCCGTGGACGCCAACCGACCAGCCAACGGGAGTCAG AACAGCTATCAGGAGTATTTGCAGCTGGAGACAAGAGTTGAGGTCCTCCAACAATCTCAAAG AAACCTTCTTGGGGAAGATTTGGGCACCCTGAACAAAAAGGAGCTTGAGGAGCTTGAGCATCAACTGGAGACCTCCTTGAACAAAATTAGGTCAACAAAG CTGGAAGAAACAAGTGAGCAAGCTCCACAATTTATGGCATGGGAAGCTGCTGGCCATGGCCACAACAATATTCAGCAAACTTGGCTTCCTTCCAACTCAGAAGCCTTCTTCCATCCCTTGGGAGGAAACAACTCCACTTACCAAATTGG ATGCACCCATTTGGGTTCACATAATGGAATGAATGTTGGAAATCCGGGCCAGCATGATAATGGATACATTCCTGGGTGGATGCTTTGA
- the LOC137710937 gene encoding MADS-box protein EJ2-like isoform X2, with the protein MGRGKVELKRIENKSNRQVTFCKRRNGLLKKAFELSVLCDAEVGLIIFSGRGKLYEFSSSLSMMKTLEKYQRCSYSSVDANRPANGSQNSYQEYLQLETRVEVLQQSQRNLLGEDLGTLNKKELEELEHQLETSLNKIRSTKEQMLVEANKALRRKLEETSEQAPQFMAWEAAGHGHNNIQQTWLPSNSEAFFHPLGGNNSTYQIGCTHLGSHNGMNVGNPGQHDNGYIPGWML; encoded by the exons atgggcaGAGGTAAAGTTGAGCTGAAGAGGATAGAGAATAAAAGTAACAGGCAAGTGACTTTTTGCAAGAGAAGAAATGGGCTGCTCAAGAAAGCTTTTGAGCTCTCAGTTCTCTGCGATGCTGAGGTTGGCCTCATTATTTTCTCTGGCCGTGGCAAGCTCTATGAATTCTCTAGCAGTTTAAG CATGATGAAAACGCTTGAAAAGTACCAAAGATGCAGTTATAGTTCCGTGGACGCCAACCGACCAGCCAACGGGAGTCAG AACAGCTATCAGGAGTATTTGCAGCTGGAGACAAGAGTTGAGGTCCTCCAACAATCTCAAAG AAACCTTCTTGGGGAAGATTTGGGCACCCTGAACAAAAAGGAGCTTGAGGAGCTTGAGCATCAACTGGAGACCTCCTTGAACAAAATTAGGTCAACAAAG GAACAAATGCTAGTTGAAGCTAACAAAGCCTTGAGGAGGAAG CTGGAAGAAACAAGTGAGCAAGCTCCACAATTTATGGCATGGGAAGCTGCTGGCCATGGCCACAACAATATTCAGCAAACTTGGCTTCCTTCCAACTCAGAAGCCTTCTTCCATCCCTTGGGAGGAAACAACTCCACTTACCAAATTGG ATGCACCCATTTGGGTTCACATAATGGAATGAATGTTGGAAATCCGGGCCAGCATGATAATGGATACATTCCTGGGTGGATGCTTTGA
- the LOC137710937 gene encoding agamous-like MADS-box protein MADS2 isoform X1 — MGRGKVELKRIENKSNRQVTFCKRRNGLLKKAFELSVLCDAEVGLIIFSGRGKLYEFSSSLSMMKTLEKYQRCSYSSVDANRPANGSQNSYQEYLQLETRVEVLQQSQRNLLGEDLGTLNKKELEELEHQLETSLNKIRSTKTQFMLDQLSDLQNREQMLVEANKALRRKLEETSEQAPQFMAWEAAGHGHNNIQQTWLPSNSEAFFHPLGGNNSTYQIGCTHLGSHNGMNVGNPGQHDNGYIPGWML, encoded by the exons atgggcaGAGGTAAAGTTGAGCTGAAGAGGATAGAGAATAAAAGTAACAGGCAAGTGACTTTTTGCAAGAGAAGAAATGGGCTGCTCAAGAAAGCTTTTGAGCTCTCAGTTCTCTGCGATGCTGAGGTTGGCCTCATTATTTTCTCTGGCCGTGGCAAGCTCTATGAATTCTCTAGCAGTTTAAG CATGATGAAAACGCTTGAAAAGTACCAAAGATGCAGTTATAGTTCCGTGGACGCCAACCGACCAGCCAACGGGAGTCAG AACAGCTATCAGGAGTATTTGCAGCTGGAGACAAGAGTTGAGGTCCTCCAACAATCTCAAAG AAACCTTCTTGGGGAAGATTTGGGCACCCTGAACAAAAAGGAGCTTGAGGAGCTTGAGCATCAACTGGAGACCTCCTTGAACAAAATTAGGTCAACAAAG ACTCAATTTATGCTTGATCAGCTTTCTGATCTTCAAAACAGG GAACAAATGCTAGTTGAAGCTAACAAAGCCTTGAGGAGGAAG CTGGAAGAAACAAGTGAGCAAGCTCCACAATTTATGGCATGGGAAGCTGCTGGCCATGGCCACAACAATATTCAGCAAACTTGGCTTCCTTCCAACTCAGAAGCCTTCTTCCATCCCTTGGGAGGAAACAACTCCACTTACCAAATTGG ATGCACCCATTTGGGTTCACATAATGGAATGAATGTTGGAAATCCGGGCCAGCATGATAATGGATACATTCCTGGGTGGATGCTTTGA